The following coding sequences are from one Gadus morhua chromosome 10, gadMor3.0, whole genome shotgun sequence window:
- the nkx2.5 gene encoding homeobox protein Nkx-2.5, with the protein MFSNISTSTPFSVKDILNLEQSHGDMASMDIISSRMDCALPTTSCMLSRFKQESLLEVPSGASVFGEDLQDPKVSRSNALNVVSFYGKSLKEMDKDGKSNYFKQKHRDLTSLDAAADIRKTQEEAEHPKLRKRRKPRVLFSQAQVYELERRFKQQKYLSAPERDHLAGLLKLTPTQVKIWFQNRRYKCKRQRQDQSLELVGLPPPRRISVPVLVRDGKSCLADTVNYNTSYNMGMNHFSYTNYPTFTNYPNPGCNSNYGYSHQAATMQTIQGSSGNGGYLNFGELNNAQNTFSTSNGVPSLHGIRTW; encoded by the exons ATGTTTTCTAACATCAGCACGTCCACCCCCTTCTCTGTGAAGGACATATTAAACTTGGAGCAGAGTCATGGGGACATGGCTTCCATGGACATCATATCGTCTCGGATGGATTGCGCCCTGCCGACCACGTCCTGCATGCTGTCCCGCTTCAAGCAGGAGTCCCTCCTGGAGGTTCCGTCCGGAGCCTCGGTGTTCGGAGAAGACCTCCAGGACCCGAAAGTCAGCCGAAGCAACGCACTGAATGTGGTTTCTTTTTATGGGAAATCGTTGAAAGAAATGGACAAAGATGGGAAATCGAACTATTTCAAGCAAAAGCACAGAG ACCTCACTTCTCTAGATGCCGCGGCGGACATACGAAAGACCCAAGAGGAGGCTGAGCACCCTAAGCTGAGGAAGCGGAGAAAGCCCAGGGTGCTCTTCTCCCAGGCGCAGGTCTACGAGCTGGAGCGGCGCTTCAAGCAACAGAAGTACCTGTCCGCCCCCGAGAGAGACCATCTGGCCGGGCTGCTCAAACTCACCCCAACGCAGGTCAAgatctggttccagaaccgAAGGTACAAATGCAAGCGTCAGAGGCAGGACCAGAGTCTGGAGCTAGTGGGTCTGCCTCCGCCGAGGAGGATCTCGGTCCCAGTGTTGGTTCGGGACGGTAAATCGTGCCTGGCAGACACGGTCAACTACAACACGTCGTACAATATGGGCATGAATCATTTCAGTTACACCAACTATCCCACGTTCACGAATTACCCGAACCCGGGCTGCAACTCAAACTATGGGTACAGCCATCAAGCAGCCACAATGCAAACCATTCAGGGGTCCTCCGGTAACGGGGGTTACCTGAACTTTGGGGAGCTGAATAATGCTCAAAATACCTTTTCAACCAGTAACGGAGTGCCATCGTTACATGGCATTAGGACATGGTAA